The following is a genomic window from Candidatus Hydrogenedentota bacterium.
GCGTTCGCGGAACCCGTCCAGCGCGGCGCGGGCGGCCTCGACGCCGCCCAGCCCCTGGCACAGGGTCATCAGCTCGTAGAAGGAGAAATAGGGCTTTCCGCCGATGCGCCAGTAGTTCGGCTGGGAGAAGTACTCCCGGATGATGTGGTCCGTGGCTTTGGTGAAGGTTTCCAGGGTCACCGGGCCGGGATGCAGCACCTCCGGCTTCACCCCCGCCTTCGCGGGAAAGATGTCAATCCAGTCGTGGTTCGCCCACATGAGGGCGAACTTCAGCCGGTCGCGGTTGGGCGCCTTCAGGAAGCCCTTCTCCAGCCCGCCGTCAATGAACGACCCCGTGTCGTGCCAGTACCAGTCGAAGAGGAAGCAGTCCACGCCGTGGTCGGCGGCGGCGTCAATCTTCTTCGCCATGGCCGCCGGGTCCGACTCGTCCTCATAGCCCCAGGCGGGCACCTTGGGCTGGTCATGGCCGGGGAAGCGCGGCGTGGCCGCGCGGACCAGGTCCCACTCGGTCCAACCCTCGCCGTAGCCTTGGCTGTACACCGGGTTCGGATGATAACTTGGGAAATAGTAGACGGCGACCTCGTGGGCCATGGCTCCCATGCTCCAGACTCCCATGACTGCGGCGGCGGCCAGCCGCGCGCCCCGAAACGACTTTAACGGCCTCATTTCAACTCCTTCGGCAGGCGGAACTCGATGTCCTCCTCGGTCAGTGTGCGCTCCTCCACATCGCAGGGGCCGAGGGTGCGGAACCAGTCCACCACCCCGGCCACCAGCCGCTCCGGCACGGAGGCGCCGGAGGTCAGCAGCACCGCATCCACGCCGTCCACCCATTCGCGGCGGATGGCGCCCGCGTCGGGAATCAGGTGGGCGGCCTTGCCCATGCTCCGGGCGATGTCGCGCAGGCGCGTCGAGTTGGCGCTTTCCGGGTCACCCACCACCAGCACCAGCCCGGCCTCGGGCGCGAGCGCCACGACCGCCGCCTGGCGGTTGGACGTGGCGTAGCAGATGTCCGCCTTGGACGGCCCCTGAATGTTCGGGAAACGCCGTTTGAGCGCCTCGATGATGGCCCGGCAGTCCTCGACGCTGAGCGTGGTCTGGGTGATGTAGGCCACATGGTCGGGGTCCGGCACCGTCAGCCGGTCCACCTCGTCAATCGTCTGGATCAGCCGCACATGGCCGGGCACCCAG
Proteins encoded in this region:
- a CDS encoding glycoside hydrolase family 99-like domain-containing protein — protein: MRPLKSFRGARLAAAAVMGVWSMGAMAHEVAVYYFPSYHPNPVYSQGYGEGWTEWDLVRAATPRFPGHDQPKVPAWGYEDESDPAAMAKKIDAAADHGVDCFLFDWYWHDTGSFIDGGLEKGFLKAPNRDRLKFALMWANHDWIDIFPAKAGVKPEVLHPGPVTLETFTKATDHIIREYFSQPNYWRIGGKPYFSFYELMTLCQGLGGVEAARAALDGFRERARAAGVGEIHLNAVVWGVQVLPTEQTIKNPEEMLAKLGFDSVTSYCWIHHDYPGTFPTAEYGPWMEKSASLWPEFVKRWAVPYYPNVSMGWDPSPRTTQTDEYKHHGYPFTSVVVGNTPEAFGEALRRARDFLDKQPEDRRILTINAWNEWTEGSYLEPDTVHGMAYLEALKAVFGDK
- the ispH gene encoding 4-hydroxy-3-methylbut-2-enyl diphosphate reductase — translated: MRLIIAKPRGFCAGVDRAIRSVEQALDRYGAPVYVLNNIVHNAHVVEELRDKGAVFVRSLDEVPEGAYLLFSAHGVGPDRWTHAERLRLQVIDATCPLVEKVHHEARRFASKDFTIILVGEEGHDETVGTMGWVPGHVRLIQTIDEVDRLTVPDPDHVAYITQTTLSVEDCRAIIEALKRRFPNIQGPSKADICYATSNRQAAVVALAPEAGLVLVVGDPESANSTRLRDIARSMGKAAHLIPDAGAIRREWVDGVDAVLLTSGASVPERLVAGVVDWFRTLGPCDVEERTLTEEDIEFRLPKELK